One Canis lupus baileyi chromosome 1, mCanLup2.hap1, whole genome shotgun sequence genomic window, GCCAATCGCGGCTCGCGGTTCGGGTCCGGGGCGGGGCTGGGTGGGCCGGAGGCCAGACCGAGAGGCCCTGGGGAGGTGAGCGAGGCTGCTACTCAGCACTGGTGGTGCTGCGGTCGGTCCGGGACTTGGTCATTGCGAACCTGGTGGctaaggtgagagagagaaaggccacCCGGCTTGAGATTCGCCTTGGGTTATGGGAGGTGGAGACGCGCCCCCGAGAGTTGTGAGGGCGGGGTCTGGGCGTGGGTCGGGGGGTGCAGATGAGGGTGACTGAGCGGGTTGGTGGGGTTTGGGGGCTGGAGACTGAATTCGAGATCCTGGCCTGAAGGCGAAGTTGTTGGGGGCAGTATCTTCAAGTGGAGGGACTTTGAAGCTGGGACCCAGGGTGTTTGGAGAAGCGAGAGAGCCAAGGAAGGAACTTCTGGGGCAGGAAATCTGAAGATTAGGACAATTCGGGTCCCCCGGGCGGGTTGAATTCGGGGCTCGAGTGCTCTGGAAAAAGGGTGAGGGGTTGGGGCTGGGATCCCGGACCTTTGGAAAAGCGAGAGAACTACGTGCAAGGAATCTGGGTGAGGGAGACGCAGTGGCGGAGAGGAGGTGCTGAGAATCCCGCGTTCAGGTCTTAGAGTCAGAGGGAGAGTTTGGAGGTGAAGTCGAAAGGCGTTTGAAAGACGGGAGAATAGGGGAAAGTGGACGGGTGAAGGTATCAAAATTAGTCCCCCGAACGGAGTAGGTCGGAGAGCACTTGTAGTTTTTGAGCGACGTGTTGGGGCCTTGGGTCTCTGGACCCGAGAGCAGTTTGGGGGAAGAATCTAGGGCCTTCTTGGGGTTCGAAGGACCGGGAGAAAGCAGTTTTAGGGCCGGAGactggagtgggggaggggcgctCCGGGCGTGGAGCTCAGACCCGCCGCCCTGGAGGCAGCGGAGGGCGGGGCTCGGCAGGCGCCGGGCAGCTGGACGTCCGGGttcccttcccccacctgccCCGGGCCCTTGTGCGCATGCCCTGAGGGAGGGCGGGGGAGAGTCCGCCCTGTGGCGTGCGGAGCCCTCTGGGGATTGTAGTGCACGCTCCGTGTCCCCGCACGTGCCGGCCGGCTCTGGGCCCACAtttcccagaagcccctgggctAAATGGTTGCGGGCCGGGATGCTGAATGGAGATCCGTGGAGGGGGGGCGGAGCCTGGCGTGAGTCGAGTTTTAGCAAGTTTTCCTGTGGGGCGCGCTTTGGGGGAAGCCGAAGGAGCGGTCGAGAGGAGGGAGGCTCCTTCGCAGCTCTTGGGAGTGCTTCCAGTCGGTTAGGAACGGGACAAGGGAAGAAATAGCCTCCCTGTAgcgcccgagtggctcagtccgttaagtgacttcggctcaggtcaagatctcggtcctgggatggagccctggttCCAGCTCCGCGGtctatggggagtctgcttctcccatccctctctccccatcccccacgctcgctctctcaaataaataaaatctttttttacaaagaagaaatatcCTCCCTGTGAAAAGAGTCTGGACAAATACGTGTCCTACAGGGCTCCAGGTGACTGGAGTATAATAGGCAGTTAATCgataaaaatattgaatgaatatgtTGGTTAAGGTTAACTGTAGATGGGCCCCGTGCATATTACACGTGGGATCTCCTTGAGAATACGGGGAGAATTTTTACAATCCTCATTTTACCGaaggaaacagacccagagaggTGATGTCTGTAACTTACAAAGATCAAGCAGTGGGGCAGTGTCAAGggcagaattcaaacccaggtttcCCTGCCTCCAGTCCAGGTCCGCGTACTCCACATCTGTCCTTGTGTGACACTTTGGAAGACAGGAGTATTGTAGAAAGAACAGCTTTGTGACTTGAATCAGGATCCTTGTCTTGGAGATGAGGTAATTGAGCCCCAAGGAGGCAAATTCACAGTTCACCACCACACAGGCAACCCAGCTATGTTTCAGTCCAGATCTTGTTCTCTTCATCATTTTCTTCTAGTCCTTTTAATCTCCTCTGCAGCCCTACAGGATTCacattatgcccattttatagatttggGATTTGAACTAGCCCCGCTGCGTCTGACTTGCCCCCTCTTCTCTCTACAGGGCATCATGGTAGGAGGCTTGAAGAGGAAACACTCAGAtttagaggaggaagaggaggatgagaaATGGGACTGGGGTCCAGCAGGCCTGCGGAGCTACCAGCAAGCCCTGCTTCGAATCTCCTTAGACAAAGTCCAGAGAAGCCTGGGCCCCCGAGCACCCAGCCTACGCAGGCATGTCCTCATCCACAATACCCTCCAGCAGCTCCAGGCCGCACTCTGCCTGGCTCCAGCACCTGCCTTGCCCCCTGAGCCCCTCTTCCTGGGCGAAGAGGACTTCTCCCTGTCAGCCACCATCGGCTCTATTCTCAGGGAACTGGAGACGTCCATGGATGAGACAGAGCCCCCTCAGAATCCAGTggctcccccaggcccccagaaCGAAGTGCTGCCCCAGCCTGATCCAGTCTTCTTAGAAGCCCTGAGCTCCCGGTACCTGGGGGACTCTGGTCTGGATGACTTCTTTCTGGACATTGACACATCTGCAGTGGAGAAGGAGCCTGCACCGGCCCCACCAGAGCCTCACAACCTCTTCTgtgccccagggtcctgggagtggaATGAACTAGATCACATTATGGAAATCATTCTGGGGTCCTGAAACTTTGACTGGGGGGCTCTTTTCCTCATCCTAGCCTCAGTGGGCTGGATTCCTGGATGCaactccgtgtgtgtgtgtgtgtgtgtgtgtgtgtgtgtgtgtgtcttggtgGGGGCTCTACACCGTGACTCTGGCctcctttcttcccatttcaggGTTCCACAAACCatcttgcatgtgtgtgtgtctggttaCCACAGCCTTCTGTGAAGGTGGGTTTTCCTGAAGTAATTTATCTGTTCCAAATGCCTTAACGCGACTCTGTTTCAGGGAGTCTGATTTCCCACTTCCCACATCTCTTCTGCCCTTCCTTCCAGTTCCTACTCCCCTTGTGACCACTGGGGCCTCAGGGAAGATAAAGCTGGGCCTGACAGATGATGACTGGGATATGCTGCCTGGTTGCTATGGGAACTCAGATTTTGCCTCTTGCACCTCaagggagcaggaggggctggCCTCCTCCCCCCAAAGGTCAAGCCCCCACCTCTTTGGCAAGACCCCAGTCCCAGCAGTCTCCTGATTCATAACCAGGCCGGACCACGTGCAATAGGGTGGAAACCAAACCGCTCCATGCCGCGTTATTTAAAAGAAAGGCGGGTTTtgtggtgggttttgtttttgtttttcagttgtttgtaattacttttttttttaataaaagtattttgggAGGGATGGTGTTGCCTAAAAGTTTCTAAACTTTCATTGGGTCAGTGGGAGGGACCTGGCAAGCTCCCTGGACACCTGTACCCTTTACCTGCCGAAGTGAGGGCAGACATATTATTAAACATAATATTTGCTGAGTCCTTTTAAGAGTACTATTCTATCCACTTTGTTTTAATTAAGTCACTTAATCTTCGTGATAATATTTCTGTTACCTGGTTTTACATGGGAGGAACCTCAAGCTCAGAGGGGCCAAATCGTTGCTCTGGGTCACACTGCAAGAAAAACAAGGACCAGGGAGTTTGGACTCTTAAGTTGTCTTCCAGAGACTGGTTCTTcactatttgttttttcttcttggcaAACTTAGAGTTCCTAGCCACGTGGATGCACACAGGAGGGAGAAACTGAGTCCCATGCATTAACCAAAAGGATAGGTCACTTTTAGCACTTAAAAAGTCATTCCTTTCATTGTATGCAATGTATTGCTAGAGTCCGGAGTGGAAAGAAAAGGCTCAGGGcatccctggtggcccagcggtttagcaccgccttcagcccagggcgtaatcctggagaccctgcatggagcctgcttctccctctgcctgtgtatctctgctcttctctgtctctcttgaataaataaaatcttaaaaaaaaaaaaaaaaaggcccagagATAGCCAGCATTAAGAGAGCTTTctaagggcccctgggtggctcaattaagcgtctgcctttggctcaggtcagaatctcagagtcctgggatggagccccatgttgagtaccctgctgagcagggagcctgcctctccctctgccactcccccggcttatgcttgctctctctcaagaaaaaaatttttaaaacaaattactttttaaaaaagtaaatttttctagaaaaatgttgacCAGACAGAAGTTACAGTGCTAAGGATTTACTTGGGAGGTACAAGCCCAGGCTGGTGagtggagaagagagggaggcccagggagatgCAATGTGATACATCCTTGCACTGGCTAAGTCTCTGCAGAGACCTTTGAAGCCTTAGCAGGTGAGTTTACACAGCATTAGGGACTTTTTCTGGAAGGTCTGCAAAGAGGAACCATGCCAGGGTGGAGTCTGCAGGCCAGGAAAGGGGGATTTTTGCCTGTGCTTTCAGGTCCAAAGCCAAGATTCTTGCCCTGAGAGGGGCTTTGCGTCGAAGTCTAAAAGCCCTTGGGTAGCTGACAGATGGATGCCAAGCAGAAGAGACGGTCATGAGAAGCTCAAGGTGCATATGTTTCAATATGGATGCCTGTTGGATTATGTCTTATCCCTACTTAAAAGTCTCAGTGACTTCAAAACCCCAACCTCACCAGGGCGTGTAAGACATAACCTTGCTCCTAACTTTGCAATTTAATCTCCCACTCTGCCTCACCTCCAGTCACATTGGTCTCATTTGACCCCAAGTTcatctgccccagggcctttgcacttgttagTGGCCCAGAGGACATTTCCCCTATAGCTTCACCAAATCAAATGCCCCCTTCTCAGAGTGGCCTTCCCTACCCTGAGTatctcaacatgtccaggtgtacccccccacacacaccacactcTGATTTTCTAGTAGCAGCTATCCTATCTCAAGTTATTTATTACCTATTTATGACTAGCCTCCTGGTCTATTAGCAACTCTGAGAGAGAGGAGTTTTGCTGGTCTTAGCCTAGCTGTATGCCCAGTGCCTAGAACTATGCTCAGTACAGGTGTGCActcaaaaacaattatttttgctATCGTTGAAAAAATGAACTCCTGACTTTACAACCGTCAACTCTCTCCCTCTTACCTCTCTGAATTAATCCTcacaccaacccccaccccaccactccTGTGCTCCAGCTTATAACATTCTCTACAGTTCTTCAGACACCCCAGCATGTCCCAACCTCAAGCCTGCAGTAATACCTGCCTCACTGAGCAATTGCGTAAGCCAGGAAAAGGAGGACCTGATGTACCCCAAGGATTCCAACTGTCACTTGAATGTATTAAGTTCCTACTATGGGCCTAGTCCTCTTCCAGGCGTGGGAATAAAACACACAGCTCTTGCTTTCATACAGCATCGTAGTGGGGGAAGGCTGAAATAgacacaaaaataagtaaaatatgcaATCTGATAAATGCTATAccgaaaaagaaagcagaaaagtgaTGGATGGGGGTGTTGCTACTTAAATGAGATGGCCAAAGAAGGCCTCACTGacaaggtgacatttgagtaaagACCTGAAGGAGGTGAGAAATGAGTCAACGTCAGTCTGTAGAGGAATAATCCTGGCATAGGTAACagtgagtgcaaaggccctgaggtcgGAGCACAAGTAGAGTGTTTGCCGGACCCTGAAgaggtcagtgtggctggagcagagtgtaCAGGAAGGGGGCATCCTAGGAGACGAGATGAATGAGATGTAGGGTCTTACGGGTGTCCCACAGGAAGGACTGAGCCTTACCGAATGAGATGAATCCATGGAAGGCTGCTGAGCAGAGGAGGGACGAGACCtcactcaccttttttttttttaatttttatttatttaggatagtcacagagagagagagagagagagaggggcagagacacaggcagagggagaagcaggctccatgcaccgggagcccgacgtgggattcgatcccgggtctccaggatcgcgccctgggccaaaggcaggcgccaaaccgctgcgccacccagggatccctcactcaCCTTTTTAATAGGCCCTCTTTGCCCCACAGATAACCGAGTGAAAAGGCATCGTGTAGCTTGCTAGCAGCACAGTGGGGGGCAGCTTAAGGAGCACCCCCACTTTCCAGAtaaactgaggctcggagaggCCCAGCTCTTGCCGGGTTGAAGAACTGAGAGCAGTGGAGAGGCCTGGCCCGCACAGTGACCGGGTCTGAGGGCAGAGTCCACCCTCCCCAAACCGCCCGCCTCCCGCCCGCGgcgagggagggggcgggggcggcaggagggagggggcgcgGCCGCCTCGGGGGCGTGGCCGCGCCGGGCCCCGCCCACTCGCCCCTCCCCCCGGAGCTGGCGGCGCGGCCGAATgccccgcgggcggcggcggcggcgggagccggCCCGGCGCCTGCTGGCTCCCCAGAGGCCGGGTGCGGCGGCCGGCCGGGGGCGGgcgcgcccctccccctccccctccccgcgggcGGAGGCTCCTCCCCGGGCCTGCCGGGCACGCCGgctggcttctggcttctggttTCATTTCCCAAGGCCTgacctctctccctttcccttcccccagccctttGAATTCCTGGCTCCTTCTGCGCTTTCTGGTCTCAGCTCCGGGGTCGCCTCCTCAGGGACGCTCCCCTGGACCACCCTGGCACAGGCCTCCCTAGTCTCCGcccctattttgttttcttcgAGGCACTGAGCGGAGACCGaaattctcttcttcctcattcatCTCGCAGGGTCTCGTCCCGCTCGGAATAAAAACCTAACGTTCCGCCGAGGGCTCTAAACGGCCTGAAAGCTTCTCCGACCCCGCCAggcagcctgcagcccggggaCACTGGCCCCGCTCCCGGCCCGCTCGGGCTTCGCGGCCTTTGCTTTGGCCCTGCCCTCTGGCTGGAAGATTCTTCTTCCAGAGCTTTACTACCTCTCTCATTTCACCGGGTCTActcaatgtcacctcctcagggaaCTTTctaccagcaccagcaccagcaccctaTCTACAGACACCGCACACCACACACACTTTCCTCTCCTGCTCTgctttattcctttccttttcactGGTCACCTTCTAAGAtactaaattatttctttattataaagtGTATGGTCCACCTCCTCACATCAGGGATTTTTGTCTATAATATTGCTGCCCTATCATCAATACCTgccagagtgcctggcacacagaaggtgTTCCATCcatgagtgtttttgttttcacactTCTTTCCTCTGCTTACCCCTCTCCTGATCCATGAACAGAGAGACCGTGTGAGGCTTATCCAGTACTGTACCCCTAGTGTCTACCACGGTGCCTAGaatacagtagatgctcaataaatacatgttaatcaAGCTCTTGAGACTCCTGTGAGCTCTCCAGCATGTGATCCGGAGCAAGCCACTTGGAGACTCAGAGCCACCTTTTTTTCCCAGGTCATGAAGATAGGTTAGGGAGAAAATTCTGTGAATTTGCCTGGCAGGGGCCTGGTTCTAATTAgcattttactctgtttttattatgaaaaattttaagcatatatTAAACATGGGGGGGGCATGTAGCTATCCCCCCCACCACTTCCCAAATCAGGATTTAGTAAGAGTTCCTATGCTTATTTGGTTGTAATAAAGAAATCATATAGTAACTttcattctggaaaattctccacCACCAACCCCACCAgtccctttctctgttttctcaaaaTTGAATTTTTGGTGGAACAGCCTAGTTGTGCTTGCAGATGTCCCACATTCTGTATTTGTGTTCCTGTAAAATTTGTTCCTCTCTGTTTCCTGTAAGCTGAAGATTAGGTCTAGAGGCTCCATGAGATTCAGTTTGTGAAAGTTAACAGGGAGACTCCATAGGGAATGTCATGTACTTCCTAATGCATCATGTCAGGTGGCACCCAGTGTCAGGGTGTCCCATTATGGTGGATGTAGAGTTTTATTGCATGGTTAAGGTGGTGAGCATCACATCTCCACATCATAAAAGACTATTTCCCCCTTTGCAGTTTGTAAGTAACCCTAGTAGAGGTATGTGTGGGAGCCTGCCAAGATCCGGTTAACCTTTCACCCTAAGGTTTGAACATCCATTGATAATTGCTACCTGAATCAACTAGTTTAGTTAGCATTTTCT contains:
- the SERTAD3 gene encoding SERTA domain-containing protein 3 is translated as MVGGLKRKHSDLEEEEEDEKWDWGPAGLRSYQQALLRISLDKVQRSLGPRAPSLRRHVLIHNTLQQLQAALCLAPAPALPPEPLFLGEEDFSLSATIGSILRELETSMDETEPPQNPVAPPGPQNEVLPQPDPVFLEALSSRYLGDSGLDDFFLDIDTSAVEKEPAPAPPEPHNLFCAPGSWEWNELDHIMEIILGS